CTGTTCTCATCCTAGTCAAGAAAGGAAAAAAGTTCAAGCAATGATGCTTCATAAGGAAAAAGATAACTATAGCTTAAGCAACTTATTTATAAAATGAGATGATAACCTTAAGGAACATTTCTAAAGGTGCATCAAACACAGCTTCCACTTCCGCAGGATTTGGTTTCGGATTGAATGATTTTTTGTCCTTCAAGATTCCTATCACAGGTATTACTCTTAGGAGATGCTGCAAGACAATGACAAGCATGTAGGAACAAAATATCAACCGGAAATGGAGGATTATGCATCTACTACTTTAAAAAGGAAAAAAAAAAAGGGTATGATTCAGCCGTATAAAGTATAAACACAACTGCTAGTGAATAACATTGAGGATATAGAAAAACTAGATAGCTTTCAAGAAAATCACATTAGGTACTCGAACTCTGCCTCAATGGCGCAATACAAGTAAGATGGAGGTTCAAGAATCAAAAGCTTAATAGAGCAACTGGTAACGCTCAAGCACAGATCAGTAAGATAGTGTGTGTAACATCAACGTCATTGGCAATCCCATATTCTGATCTCACAAAGAACATGTGTCATTCAGCATTTTTCTTTATACCTTTGACAGAAAAGGTTCGAGAGAGGTGACAATATCAACAAGAGAAGGGTCCAATCCAATCTCTTCCTCAGCCTCTCTGGTTGCAGTCATCCCATCATCTTTATCATCCTCCTCCGCTTTACCACCCGGCAGTGAAACTTCTCCTGCAACAACAAAAAGAGAGAACCCTTTTAAATGCTACCATAACTAGTAAGTTGATAAAAACCACCTCAATATTTAGACCAAACACACATTCTGTATTCTTAAAATCTCAACGCATCAACCCATAATAACTTCTGCATACTAACTCAATGATCTCCAAGTTCAAAGACTTAACCTTTACAATACTATGTGATTTGGGGCAGAACAGAGATCATTTCTTAATCAAGTTCTACTCGAATAAAACCAAAATAAAAAAAACGATCAAGTACAGACCCGAGTGAGTAGACAATCTGGAAGACCTCTTAGTGAGGATGACGCGTAGATCACCCTCCTCTCCTTCGAAGATACAGATCAACACAGCAGCTCGCTTCGGTCTGAACCTCTCAGGATCTTTCGGAACCGGAGTCATGGATTCCTGAAACCCAACCTGAGATACCACCTTCCCTGCGCTCTCCTGATCCGCCTGCATCTCCTCGGCGTCGTCGTCGAACGATGAAGAAGGCGGCGGCTTGTACATCCGCAGTTGCTGAGCCAGGGCGGCGAGTCGAGGAGACCCACCGAAAGAGGATGCCGCCGTCGTAGTCAACGCAGGCTCCATGGAATTGCAGAGGAAGGTTGTGCGTGCGAGTAAAGGAAGCCTGCGATGGAGTAAAAACATCAAAAGGGAAAATGGATTCCGTGTGTGGCGAAATCTAATGAGAAGAAAGGAGATCCGAAACAAGCAGTTTAGATTGGAAAAAGTTCGACACGTACTCGTGTGAGACACGTGTTTCTTCTTGTCTTTTGTTCTTTTTTGGCTCGTGGGAACTAGGGAAGCTTCAGAAGAAAAAAAAGCAGAATCCAGCTTTATTGCTTGTCAGAAACTGAGAATGATAACCGGTCAAATCGGTTATCAAAAAAATAACTATCGGTTTATATCCGAATAATCCAAATTTACTAAAATACCCCTTCTTATTTTTGTTTTTCTTACAATAATCCGTTTGTCTTTATGACGATAACCAGCCAATGTTACAACGCCACGTGTGTCGTGACGAGTCGTTTATACATTGAATCAAAGAAAACCACGCGAGCTCGTTTCATCGTGTCATCATCAATGATCAATCCCCCTCTCGCAGTTCGCAACCTATTTTTTCTACTTTCTCCTGATTTCAATTGCTCTTGTCAAACTTTTCTGAGACAATTCGATTTTAGGGGTTTTTTTTTCTCTCCTTTGATTTGGGTTTCGATGGCATCGAATCCTCACAGAGGCGGTCCGGGTGGTTCTCTTTACGGCGGCGCCGCTCCTTACAGATCCAAGTATGATTCTATTATAATTTCCCTCTTTCGAAATTGATTTTGATTTCTTTCCTCTGATTATCTGGATAAATAGGTGTTTATGGTTCCTGTGTTTGGTTACAGAGATGGACTTAGCACTAGAACTGCTACAGGTTCAGAGGAAATCCAGCTTAGGATTGATCCGATGCACTCTGATCTCGATGACGAGATCACTGGTCTCCATGGCCAAGTCAGGCAATTGAAAAATGTAAAATCACACTCTTCTTCTCTCGAATGCCACATGTATCGTATGATTTTAAGGATTATGGGTCTCTTGATCGTATAAAGTTGTCTTTTTATCTCGCTTATGTATCGTATGTGACGGTCTGTGTCCTGTCATTGCGAAAGACTTTTTGTTGCTTGTTTTAAAATCTAAAATCTTAGGTAAATTAGCTGATTAATTAGTTTATTTACCAATTAAAATCATCTTATTCGATATCTTTTTTTAAACCCTCCTTGCGTTTTGTTTTATACCATCCATGCTTGAAGGACTCGGTAAAAGTTCTTAACGATTCCTTGTGTGCTTGCATCATAGCTTATCCCTCATGATTTTGTCTTTTCTAATTCAGTGTGTAAATGAGTTTCTTTTGATTGCTTATTTTGATGCAGATTGCTCAAGATATTGGGTCGGAAGCTAAGTTTCAGAGGGACTTCTTAGATGAACTGGTATGTTGTTTGATGTCACTTTTTAAGCTCTTGATTCAAATGTATATGCTTAATTGCTTACTCACCCCAGTCAATATGGGTTTTTAGTTATTTTGAATCTATGGCTACATCCCAAAGTAGGGTATATGAATTCTAGTGTAGCTTACAAAGCAATGAATCTTGGTAAAGTCACAGTTTTAGAGTATGTTCAGACTTGTTGTACTCAAGGTCTGGTCTGAACTCTGGTGGTTGAGAGTATGTTCAATCTCGGTTAGTTAGGTGAATGCACCATGAAATGTTTTCAGCTTATTGTTGACTACCGGTCTCCTTATGAATGTGAATATTGTGTTGAATATAGAACATCCGAGAGAAGATTATGACAAACAACTAGAAACGCATTCAGTGCTTTTATAAAGATACTCTATAGGATGCCAAATGCTTTAATGGTGTTTTTGTCTTTGTATTTTTTGTTGGTGACAGCAAGTGACATTGATGAGAGCGCAAGCGGGGGTGAAGAACAACATAAGGAAACTGAACTTGAGCATCATACGAAGTGGCAACAACCACATCATGCACGTGGTTCTTTTCGCGCTCCTCTGCTTCTTTATTCTCTACATGTGGTCCAAGATGTTTAAAAGATGAGAGAGACTCCCGAAACATACTCGATGAATGTTCTTTTAGTTTGTGGGTTGGTTCATCTCGTTCCCTGTTATATAGAGTGCTTGTTGCATTGAAGCAAGAAAGATTATAGTATCACAAAACCACATGAGATGCTTTCTGTATTTCATTTGTTTTGTTAGACCGGATTAAATTTGAAATATGGAACGATTTGTTTGGCTTGTGAGCTGAAGTATTCACCGCTTGACACGTGTCATATTATGATTCGGTGTTTTAACTAAGATTTCGGTGGTAGCGACTGTAGAAGATTAAGTCTCCGGTTGTTCGTAGATAAGAAAAGATTTGGGAAGGAAGGAGATAAGAAAAAAGAATTTCAATGGCTTCCTTATCCATCTCCGTTGTAGCTTCGGCTTCGTCGCGTTTATGTCATCCTTCTTCATCAAACGGGAAGATTGGCGTCCCTTCCGCCTCGCTTTCTCTCAGCACAGGCTCGAGACGGGCTCCGTTTTCTCTGAGCTCTTCAGCTTCAGCTTCAGCTTCTTCTCAGCTGCTCCATTGCTCGTTTCTCTCTTCATCTCTTTCCCTCGCATCTTCATTTTCCGGTTAGTTTCGTCGGTTTTATTCGTAAAGCTTCTTCCTTTTAGCTGGGTTTGTGGATTATCATCATTGGTTGGCGTGTTAGGGGGTTTAGGAATCTAGGATTCTTGCTCACTTTTGTTGTATTCCGTGAAGAATTTTGGGAATTGAGAAAGTTGTCATGGTGAATCCGATTCTGGGTTTATGAAAGCTAGTAACTTTCATTGTCATCTTTGCTTCTTCTGTTGAACTCGTTGAGATCGAATGAAGCAACCTGGTTCCATTGACTCTCTATGAGACACATCTAGCTCATGGCTTTTCTCATCTTACTAGACCGATAACGTTCATGTTTTGTTTCGTTCCTTTCAGGTTTGTCAGTTGCGTTTGATCTCAGCAGTGGAACCAGTGGGGGCCTGGATAGCCAGAAACGAAGAGGTCTTGTGGTGCGAGCTGGAAAAGCTGCTCTGTGTCAAACGAAGAGGAGCAGGTCAAGAAAGTCTCTGGCTAGGACTCATGGTTTCCGTTTGAGGATGAGAACCACCAGCGGTAGAGCGACCATCAAGCGCCGACGTGCCAAGGGTCGTTGGAATCTCTGCCCTAAGTCCAACCCTAGCAGCGGCAAACGGGCTTGAAGCTCGTCTCTCCCCTCACTCTATCTGTAATCTTGTTTGATATGCCTTTTCTGCCAAAAGATACAATGAGAAAACATGTGTCGATGAGCTCCTTTCTGCTTTTAACTCTTTATGTATTCTTGATTCGGTATGTCATCACATTGCGCAATAGTATTGTGGTATTGCCTTGTTGAATTTGAATCTAATCGAAAGCTGAACTTCAAATCCAAAACCACTAAAAATCATATGAATATATGATAGAAGATTAGAAGGTAGCTTCCTATTCCAATTCCCTATTCCTGTGTGCAAAAGTTTCCAGATACATTCGTTATGCATATGGACAATATGTCATAAAATCGCCACTTCTTTTTTTTGGTTTAAAATTGCCACTTTGTTATCTCTTTAATCTCTCAAGCTCTTGCTCAAGGCGATGACCCATTAACCACTAGAACTGGAGAGCTGATACCTTCAATTATTTACCAACATGAACAAATGGCAGCTTCTCTCTGCTCCAGAGTTTTGGGCCTTCTTCAGGATGAATCAAATGCTATCAGGACGCTACTCAATCTCCATAGCATTCAAATCACATGATGCCTCAAAAACCTTTGCATACTGCCAAAATGCTTTTCAAATGTTATAAACTTTTATCATCTTTTCTTTTGGTACAGAAAACATTATCATCTTCTGCACATAATCTACTCCATTCATTATATATTAACTATACAGAACCAATCTAAATGTACATATATAATCAATAAAATAATGCAGAAAACAAACCTATAACCTATACGGTACCTCGACATAAAAACCAATTCGCAGTACATGATGTTTGAACGCCTTCAAGACATTGTCTAAAAGCATATGTAAAGAAGTCAAAAACCTTGATTTGTACGGACTTAAGACTTTAAGTGTCCCAATTCAAATACCTTATTTGTAAGGTGACTCAAAACCATAAGACAACATTTTGATTCCGTTAGTTGAACAAGTATATGTTACATGTTTAACACGAGTCGTAATGATGACATATGTATTTTTGCTAAAGAAAAGTTCTCGAAGCTGACATTAGTAAATATAATTTTTTTTTTGTTTTCACTTGTATTATTCAAGCTTAACATTTAGTCTTTTTTAAAAGATATCGAGATGGAAACACCATTGATGAGGAGAGAATCTGGTCCGATTATAAACATTTGAATAAAAATATAAAATTCAAAAGTAATCTCATACGTTCCACTTTCGTATTTCGTTTTCTAGTCCAATAAAATATTCTGTGTGTTTTCATTTTATACTTTAAGGTACTGCTTCAGTCGTGTTTAACAGCAGCCGAAATTGTTTTTATTAACAAATAAAAAAACATATAATTTCCCAGAGGAAAAATATCAGTGAGTCGATGATTATTTTTGGGCTAAATCGGTAAAATAAAAAGCAGGAGAGGAGATAGAAGAGAGCATGGGATGGGATGATGAGGATAACGTAGAGACGTGATATGGTTATAGAAGCTGACGTCACTCTCAAACCGCGATTCAAGGATCTTTCATCTGTTTTTGTTTTGTCTTCTCTGTGTATATATATACATAAGAGTATCAATGTCTACGGCTTCTTGGATTCAGCCTCCTTGTAGATTCTTACCAGATCGTGGTGGTGGTGGTTTCGCTAAGTCAAGCTTAAGCAGAACGCGACAGTTTCCCGGCGTCGTTTCTTCTTCATCGTGCTCTTGTGGCTATTCCGAGATTTTGAATTTCGATTTCGGTAATGGTTTCTTTTTGTATAATTGGTGGATCTTGATTCTCGGAATTGATCTCGATCAAAAGATGTAGATTAGTGCTCGAATCTCTCGATTAGTTTAACTAGTCAGGAACAGATTTGAATACGCAGATTCTTTACTTTTCTACAAACAGCAAAAGAGCCAAAGAAGCTCCAAAGATGTTCAACGATTGTGAAAAAAAAAAAGCCAAGAAAATAGTTATATTTTGTCAGCGCTTCTTAATTCGCGTTTATATTCTTCTTTTGTTTGATTTCTCTCTGCACACAAACAGGGTCTAGCAGAAGCTGGAACCATCAGGGACTCAGGGTTCAAGCAATGAGTGCCACTGCCCAACGGAAATTTTCGCTATCTAAAGGTGACGCCGATGAGAAAATTGAACCTGATCACCTTCTTGTTCTTGTACACGGTATCTTGGCCAGGTATATGATATGCCTTGCAAGTTTTAACATCTTGCGAAACCTAGCATGGTTTTATGTTTTCTTGTATTATAGATTCTTCTCTTTAGCTTGGGATATAGATGTTTGCAATTAGTGAATCTTAAAGTTGTGTTTATCATCTCTGCTACACCGTTTTCAGATTTAATAATTTACTGAGAGTACCATTACTTGCAGTCCTAGCGACTGGCTCTACGTAGAAGCTGAGATGAAAAGACGCCTTGGAAGAAGATTCTTGATTTATGGTATATGCTTTTTATTATTTTTTTTTTTTTTTTTTTTTTTTTTTTGGTAACTCTTGTATCTGGGCAGCCACATTCTCAACTATCCCCCGTAGGGGGTCCAGTGCCCCAACGGAAGGGATGTTAAATCCGCTGTGGCCGGGACTCGAAGTCGTGATGGCGGACACCTCAGCCGAGGTTCCTTTACCACCAGACCACGAGGCCCGGTTCTTTTTATCCTCTCTTAGTTGAGCAGATGTTGAACTATATATGGAATAGAGTTTTTGCAAATGGAACGTTTATTTTAAATGCATATGCTGAGCATAGATTTGGAAAGGCTTCAAACTCTTATAATCATCTTTAGCGGCAAGTGGCGAAAGATAACTTTTTGGAAAATTTCCACATCTGTTTGTCTGAGAACACCAACACGTTATTCTTACTGTTCTTTAGTTTTGTATTTTATTACTCCATACTCATGTTCTTCTATGCCATGCGTTAATCACACATTATGCTCTCTCTCTTTTTTTTCTAAATTTACTCTTCCTCCCCTGAACATGCACAGCAAGTTCTTCAAATACCTTCACTAAAACGTTTGGCGGGATCGATGGAGCTGGGAAACGATTAGCAGAAGAGGTGAGTTTTTTTATTTTCTTGTAAAGGTTTTCCTATCCTGAACTTCTTCGGTATAGCAGCTGATTATCTGTTTCTATTCTTGATGTGAGAGAGGAATAGGTTAGACAAGTTATCCAAAAGAGCAAGAGCTTAAAGAAGATATCCTTTTTAGCCCACTCCCTCGGCGGCTTATTTGCCAGACATGCTGTTGCTGTTCTTTACTCGGCAGCAGCCAGTGATGGTGCTGCTGTCTCTAACTCTGGGAATTCACATCTTCCGAGAGTTTTGCTGGCTGGGCTCGAGCCGATTAATTTCATCACCTTGGCAACACCTCATTTGGGAGTGAGAGGCAGAAAGCAGGTTCTCTTCTTTTCCTCTTATCATAACTGGAATCAGAGTACTTGTTGCAGTACCTGTACGTACACGTGGTGTATGCTTAGTTGAGAAAGATATAATTATTTTCATCAAAACTCAGTCTCATTATCTCCCTTGTGTCAGCTGCCTTTCTTGTTGGGAGTTCCTATATTAGAAAGACTCGCTGCACCATTAGCTCCATTCGTTGTTGGCCGGACTGGTAGCCAGTTGTTTCTTACTGATGGTAAAGCTGATAAGCCACCTCTTCTCTTGAGGATGGCATCCGATTGTGAAGATCTGAAATTCTTGTGAGTAAATGCCTCTTAGTAAACATTTAATCCTTAAAATACTTATTTGAGATCCTCATGTATTTTCTCTTTGTGGCAGATCGTCCTTGGGATCGTTCCGAAGCCGCATCGTGTATGCAAACGTATCTTATGACCGTATCCTGTGCATATTTTTTTTTCTGCTGCTTAACTTGTTCAGGCATGATCTCCTAGTTTTCTCTGTATGTGTTTTCCTTTGACTTCAACTAGACATGGTTGGCTGGCGTACATCTTCCATAAGGAGAGAAACTGAACTTTTCAAGGTACGTTTAATTTAATCTCAAGCAATAAGATGGAACTCACCAGTAGTAATAGTCTTCTAGCAGTTAGATGTTAACGGTAGTGCATTGGTCCCATTTTTCAGAATTACTAGTCAGATACCAGTTTGAGAACTATTTACTGAGATCTGATAGATATGTGTTTCCCCTGTTTTTATGTTACACGCAGCCTCCACGCCGGTCTCTTGATGGATACAAGCATGTTGTCGATGTAGAATACTGTCCTCCTGTTTCGTCGGATGGAGCCCATTTTCCTCCAGAAGCTGCTAAAGCCAAGGAAGCCGCACAAAGCTCGCCTAGTCCTCAGAACACACTCGAGTATCATGAAATAGTTGAAGGTGAGGACACAAAAATAAAGCCACATTTGATTTGATAGGCCTCTTAAGTCAGCAAGAAATTAACAGCTCTGACAAATATTTTCAGATGAGATGATCCGTGGCCTGCAGACTTTAGGGTGGAAGAAAGTTGATGTCAGCTTCCACTCAACGTTCTGGCCTTACTTAGCTCATAACAACATTCACGTAAACTTGCAGCATCTTCACTTTGGAGCTGTTTTTATTCTTTCAGACATTAACTAATAGGGGAGATTTGGGTCTTGTTCAGGTGAAAAGTGAAAGACTATACAAAGCAGGAGCTGGAGTTGTTGCCCATGTTGCAGATAGCATAAAACAGCAAGAGACGTCCACGTTCATCACTGCCAGCTTATAGACTGTGTAAAGTCGGTCGAGTGTTTAACCGGTTGATGTTGATTTCCGGTTGCTTTTCTATGAACCATTTCTGTGTTTTTTTTACTATACAGTTTGGGAGATTGGTCCGGATTAAGAACTTTCAGTCTTACTTTTTCCTTTTTCCAATTCGTCTGTACATTATTTTCTTGTATTACCTTGGTGATTTTACAACACTTGAAAGTTGGTATAGAAATATACATATTTTTGTTCCAATTTAAAATTACAGATTTATTTCTAGCTTTATAATTTATTTATTTTTGAAAATTTTCTTATATGCTGCACGTTCGTTGTTTTCAGTATTATCTTCAAAAATATATGTAAGAGCAAAGTCCACATCTCTTTATAAATAAAGTTGAAGTATCTGCCTATTTAGGCTGTCCACGTCGCTCTGGAGAGGAGGGGCTTTCCCGCCACGTGTCGGCACGCTGAGTGGTATGTGAATTTCACGCGTTTGCTTTTTATCCGCGCATCTGTTTTGTTTAGTCCTCGCTTCTTTTCTGTTTTCCTTATTCCTCTATTTGAGTTTGGGTTATGTTCGAAAAATAAGCCCACATAGGCCCAGATGCTCATCATCGTCTCTTGCCACGTGAGATTAGGGTTCTTCTTCATTCTTTTTTTTTTTGCGGCGGATGCTTGAGCGTCTAATTTCCAGAGAAACTAAGCACTCCCTTCGCTACCCGTAACGACTCCCAATTCCTTAAAGCCGTCATTTATTTTGAGTTTTCCCTTGATTAATCCACTTCTCATTCACTAAGATTTCGGTGCACCTGTACGTTTCCCTTGAAACCGCCTATATCTCCAGCTATATATATCTCGCCTCCATACCATGCAAACTCCAACTCAAACCAAATCCGAAAACTTTTAATTTGCAAGCAAACGATTTCAATGGCTAATTCATACACTGTTCTTGCTGCCTTGAGAGCCGGGAGATGCTCCAACGCGGCGGAGGTCCGTCTTTTGAGATTCTGGAAGCCAAGAACATCAACAAAATGGGACAACTGGTGAGCCTTGAGATGTTATTGATTGGTGAACAAGTTAGTATCTTTTTCCACTAATATAATTATCTTCTCGGTTTAATCTATTTCCATTTTATAGAATCAAAAGATTTTGTTGTTTCCCCATTTCTTCCTGTTTCTATTTTTTTGCAATCACGTTATTATCTTCTTCGTCATTTTATTGATGATGCTCAGGTCTCTTCTCTCTCGATGGATAAACCAGTGTTGGTATCACTATTATATTCTCTTTTTCTTCTG
The DNA window shown above is from Brassica oleracea var. oleracea cultivar TO1000 chromosome C3, BOL, whole genome shotgun sequence and carries:
- the LOC106328437 gene encoding nudix hydrolase 15, mitochondrial isoform X2, which encodes MFLLHRRLPLLARTTFLCNSMEPALTTTAASSFGGSPRLAALAQQLRMYKPPPSSSFDDDAEEMQADQESAGKVVSQVGFQESMTPVPKDPERFRPKRAAVLICIFEGEEGDLRVILTKRSSRLSTHSGEVSLPGGKAEEDDKDDGMTATREAEEEIGLDPSLVDIVTSLEPFLSKHLLRVIPVIGILKDKKSFNPKPNPAEVEAVFDAPLEMFLKDENRRSEEREWMGEKYLIHYFDYRTGDKDYTIWGLTAGILIRAASVTYQRPPAFIEQCPKFKYPKMN
- the LOC106328437 gene encoding nudix hydrolase 15, mitochondrial isoform X4 gives rise to the protein MEPALTTTAASSFGGSPRLAALAQQLRMYKPPPSSSFDDDAEEMQADQESAGKVVSQVGFQESMTPVPKDPERFRPKRAAVLICIFEGEEGDLRVILTKRSSRLSTHSGEVSLPGGKAEEDDKDDGMTATREAEEEIGLDPSLVDIVTSLEPFLSKHLLRVIPVIGILKDKKSFNPKPNPAEVEAVFDAPLEMFLKDENRRSEEREWMGEKYLIHYFDYRTGDKDYTIWGLTAGILIRAASVTYQRPPAFIEQCPKFKYPKMVEKNTCMP
- the LOC106336422 gene encoding 50S ribosomal protein L34, chloroplastic-like yields the protein MASLSISVVASASSRLCHPSSSNGKIGVPSASLSLSTGSRRAPFSLSSSASASASSQLLHCSFLSSSLSLASSFSGLSVAFDLSSGTSGGLDSQKRRGLVVRAGKAALCQTKRSRSRKSLARTHGFRLRMRTTSGRATIKRRRAKGRWNLCPKSNPSSGKRA
- the LOC106336421 gene encoding bet1-like protein At4g14600: MINPPLAVRNLFFLLSPDFNCSCQTFLRQFDFRGFFFSPLIWVSMASNPHRGGPGGSLYGGAAPYRSKDGLSTRTATGSEEIQLRIDPMHSDLDDEITGLHGQVRQLKNIAQDIGSEAKFQRDFLDELQVTLMRAQAGVKNNIRKLNLSIIRSGNNHIMHVVLFALLCFFILYMWSKMFKR
- the LOC106328437 gene encoding nudix hydrolase 15, mitochondrial isoform X3; its protein translation is MFLLHRRLPLLARTTFLCNSMEPALTTTAASSFGGSPRLAALAQQLRMYKPPPSSSFDDDAEEMQADQESAGKVVSQVGFQESMTPVPKDPERFRPKRAAVLICIFEGEEGDLRVILTKRSSRLSTHSGEVSLPGGKAEEDDKDDGMTATREAEEEIGLDPSLVDIVTSLEPFLSKHLLRVIPVIGILKDKKSFNPKPNPAEVEAVFDAPLEMFLKDENRRSEEREWMGEKYLIHYFDYRTGDKDYTIWGLTAGILIRAASVTYQRPPAFIEQCPKFKYPKM
- the LOC106328437 gene encoding nudix hydrolase 15, mitochondrial isoform X1, whose protein sequence is MFLLHRRLPLLARTTFLCNSMEPALTTTAASSFGGSPRLAALAQQLRMYKPPPSSSFDDDAEEMQADQESAGKVVSQVGFQESMTPVPKDPERFRPKRAAVLICIFEGEEGDLRVILTKRSSRLSTHSGEVSLPGGKAEEDDKDDGMTATREAEEEIGLDPSLVDIVTSLEPFLSKHLLRVIPVIGILKDKKSFNPKPNPAEVEAVFDAPLEMFLKDENRRSEEREWMGEKYLIHYFDYRTGDKDYTIWGLTAGILIRAASVTYQRPPAFIEQCPKFKYPKMVEKNTCMP
- the LOC106328297 gene encoding uncharacterized protein LOC106328297; translated protein: MSTASWIQPPCRFLPDRGGGGFAKSSLSRTRQFPGVVSSSSCSCGYSEILNFDFGSSRSWNHQGLRVQAMSATAQRKFSLSKGDADEKIEPDHLLVLVHGILASPSDWLYVEAEMKRRLGRRFLIYASSSNTFTKTFGGIDGAGKRLAEEVRQVIQKSKSLKKISFLAHSLGGLFARHAVAVLYSAAASDGAAVSNSGNSHLPRVLLAGLEPINFITLATPHLGVRGRKQLPFLLGVPILERLAAPLAPFVVGRTGSQLFLTDGKADKPPLLLRMASDCEDLKFLSSLGSFRSRIVYANVSYDHMVGWRTSSIRRETELFKPPRRSLDGYKHVVDVEYCPPVSSDGAHFPPEAAKAKEAAQSSPSPQNTLEYHEIVEDEMIRGLQTLGWKKVDVSFHSTFWPYLAHNNIHVKSERLYKAGAGVVAHVADSIKQQETSTFITASL